Proteins encoded within one genomic window of Granulicella pectinivorans:
- a CDS encoding glycosyltransferase family 2 protein has product MFRSTVSVVIPAYNAQACLRETLESVLAQSRQADEIIVIDDGSKDATEAVARSFGDRIRYIKQQNTGIAGARNAGIREASSEWIAFLDHDDLMFPQKLAVEMQVAESRTELMVVYSAFTFLYSDGKRHEMPSFPAQELWPALRYRTPILPSTALVRRSALIEIGGFKNVYCVDDWSLWFRLVQRYSKDAFQEVAESLTLYRWWENNESKNVLPMTGAALSLLDTLLLSDLKGIPRAMWKRRVEARLFYRLAVDLREANHERYWEFAIESFLRWPLFGKIVPAYRYKVLAHMLWTRLRHFHLDFRYWWPRRKSREGLARV; this is encoded by the coding sequence ATGTTCCGATCAACCGTCAGTGTTGTCATCCCTGCCTATAACGCACAAGCATGCCTGCGTGAAACGCTGGAAAGCGTACTCGCGCAAAGCCGACAGGCTGATGAAATCATCGTCATCGACGACGGCTCCAAAGACGCCACAGAAGCAGTCGCGCGATCCTTCGGAGATCGGATTCGATATATCAAGCAGCAGAATACGGGCATCGCAGGAGCTCGAAACGCGGGGATTCGAGAGGCTTCCAGTGAATGGATCGCTTTTCTCGATCACGATGACCTGATGTTTCCGCAGAAGCTTGCAGTGGAGATGCAGGTGGCTGAATCCCGCACTGAGCTTATGGTCGTCTACTCCGCCTTTACCTTTCTCTACAGCGACGGCAAGAGACACGAGATGCCTTCCTTTCCAGCTCAAGAGCTGTGGCCGGCCCTGCGCTACCGAACACCCATTCTGCCTTCTACAGCGCTGGTACGACGATCTGCCTTGATTGAGATTGGCGGTTTCAAAAACGTCTACTGTGTCGATGACTGGAGCTTGTGGTTCCGGCTTGTGCAGCGGTACTCAAAGGATGCTTTCCAGGAAGTTGCGGAGAGTTTGACACTCTATCGCTGGTGGGAAAACAACGAGAGCAAGAATGTTCTTCCTATGACCGGTGCCGCGCTTTCGCTGTTGGATACACTCCTGCTCTCTGACCTGAAGGGTATACCCAGGGCGATGTGGAAGCGGCGTGTTGAAGCGCGTCTCTTCTACCGACTTGCCGTTGACCTCCGCGAAGCAAATCACGAACGCTATTGGGAGTTCGCCATTGAGTCTTTTCTTCGCTGGCCGCTCTTCGGCAAGATCGTGCCCGCCTATCGCTACAAAGTGCTGGCACACATGCTCTGGACGCGGCTGCGTCACTTTCACCTTGACTTCAGATACTGGTGGCCTCGTCGCAAATCCCGCGAAGGTCTCGCCCGCGTTTAG
- a CDS encoding glycosyltransferase family 4 protein, with amino-acid sequence MKTRMRPSVFMMDLLATVPYYTAYLSQALLNHSVSLTVGSISYYLDPSCFAARGISLNPGLSDRVGKLNLSRTPRRIFKLFEAMLNILVLAVRFLVHCPDVIHVQYLPMLRWSLPFDLWLVRFARVRGAKIILTIHDLLPHDTAELHKTLFKSLYQSVDAIICHSAIVKDRLVAEFGVAPSDISVIPHGPFFYDLPVADPLIHTTAGSPLIVLWQGIVFPYKGVDLLLDAWQQVEASGISAELHIVGTGAPELLDTLHAQVNTLSLQRVMMDFRFISPEELIVRYRSADIVVYPYRAITTSGALATGLALGKAIVASDLPVFRELLLDRENALLVDPADRDQLANALVTLLKDSTMRDRFAARISALDFGDASWRSIAACTAKVYDDVCGLSQRSEEPCR; translated from the coding sequence TTGAAGACACGCATGCGGCCGAGCGTCTTTATGATGGACCTCCTGGCGACGGTGCCCTATTACACCGCATACCTTTCGCAGGCACTGCTGAACCACAGCGTATCGCTCACTGTCGGTTCCATCTCTTACTATCTCGACCCATCCTGTTTCGCAGCGCGTGGCATTTCTCTCAATCCGGGGCTGTCGGACAGGGTCGGGAAGCTGAACCTGTCGCGGACACCCAGAAGAATCTTCAAACTGTTTGAAGCGATGCTGAACATACTGGTGCTCGCGGTGCGCTTTCTCGTTCATTGCCCTGACGTCATCCATGTGCAGTATCTTCCGATGCTTCGCTGGTCTTTGCCGTTTGATCTTTGGCTCGTCCGGTTCGCGAGGGTACGTGGCGCGAAGATCATTCTCACTATTCACGATCTTCTCCCACACGATACGGCGGAACTCCACAAAACGCTCTTCAAGAGCTTGTACCAGAGCGTTGATGCGATCATCTGCCATTCGGCTATCGTCAAAGATCGGCTCGTGGCTGAGTTCGGCGTTGCCCCCAGCGATATTTCGGTCATCCCGCACGGCCCTTTCTTCTATGACCTGCCCGTAGCCGATCCCCTGATCCACACCACCGCCGGCAGCCCTCTCATCGTCCTCTGGCAGGGTATTGTATTTCCGTATAAAGGCGTGGACCTTCTGCTGGATGCGTGGCAGCAGGTCGAAGCCTCCGGCATCTCTGCGGAGCTTCATATCGTGGGCACAGGTGCTCCCGAATTACTCGACACCCTGCATGCGCAGGTGAACACACTCAGTCTCCAAAGGGTCATGATGGACTTCCGCTTCATCTCCCCTGAAGAGCTCATCGTCCGCTATAGATCAGCCGACATCGTGGTGTACCCCTATCGAGCCATCACGACGAGCGGTGCCCTTGCGACGGGCCTTGCACTTGGAAAGGCGATCGTCGCAAGCGACTTGCCAGTGTTTCGAGAGCTGCTTCTTGACCGCGAAAACGCTCTCCTGGTCGACCCCGCAGATCGTGATCAATTGGCTAACGCACTGGTCACGCTTCTAAAGGATTCCACCATGCGCGATCGATTCGCGGCCCGGATCAGCGCCCTGGACTTCGGTGACGCCTCATGGCGTTCCATCGCTGCATGCACGGCGAAGGTCTATGACGACGTGTGCGGCCTCTCGCAACGATCCGAGGAGCCATGCCGGTAG
- a CDS encoding glycosyltransferase family 2 protein — protein MPTVSLCIPTYNAARFIAEALDSAIAQTFDDIEVLVVDDGSKDETIEIAERYARLDTRISIHRNAQNLGLPGNWDRARELARGEWILFLFQDDLFAPRCVEEMLATARRTSATLVCCRREVSFFPEVSPDQRKKFTAYMRALEFAALFPGRDFIHAREFSSQVARTPLSNFVGEPSCVMLHRDALEEFGRFNACMIQLVDFEYWTRIATRRGIAYVDEPLVTFRVHGKSATSTNAQSTLRKDRLDGIILLHEFLHAPAYGPLRSSPRNYFLLSMHYFARIGQLKRSDAGRDPQDPSWTAAVDYYPPLQQRTAWSNAGEWLYRAYQGIRHLHPKSANGASQ, from the coding sequence ATGCCTACTGTTAGCCTCTGCATTCCGACCTACAATGCCGCACGTTTCATTGCCGAAGCCCTTGATAGCGCGATCGCTCAAACCTTCGACGATATCGAGGTGCTTGTGGTGGACGATGGCTCAAAGGACGAGACGATTGAGATCGCTGAACGATATGCTCGGCTGGATACCCGAATCAGTATCCACAGAAACGCGCAAAATCTTGGTCTACCTGGCAACTGGGATCGTGCGAGAGAATTGGCTCGTGGCGAATGGATCTTGTTTCTCTTTCAAGATGATCTCTTCGCACCACGTTGCGTAGAAGAGATGCTGGCCACAGCACGGCGCACGTCCGCAACTCTCGTATGCTGCCGACGCGAAGTCTCCTTCTTTCCCGAGGTTTCGCCCGATCAGCGTAAGAAGTTCACGGCCTATATGCGGGCTCTTGAGTTTGCAGCTCTGTTCCCAGGTAGAGACTTTATCCATGCGCGCGAGTTTTCATCACAGGTCGCGCGCACCCCCCTGTCCAACTTCGTGGGAGAACCGAGCTGCGTCATGCTGCATCGTGACGCACTCGAAGAGTTCGGCCGTTTCAATGCCTGCATGATTCAACTGGTAGATTTCGAATATTGGACGCGCATTGCTACCCGCCGCGGTATTGCCTACGTTGACGAGCCACTCGTTACCTTTAGAGTCCACGGAAAATCCGCAACCAGCACCAACGCGCAGAGCACGCTCCGCAAAGACCGGCTCGACGGCATCATCCTGCTCCATGAGTTTCTTCATGCTCCCGCATACGGTCCGTTGCGTTCTTCACCGCGAAACTATTTTCTTCTCTCGATGCATTATTTCGCCCGTATCGGACAGCTTAAACGGTCCGATGCGGGCCGCGATCCACAGGATCCCAGCTGGACGGCTGCCGTCGACTACTATCCCCCCCTGCAGCAGCGCACAGCCTGGAGCAACGCTGGCGAGTGGCTGTACCGCGCCTACCAAGGCATCAGACATCTGCACCCAAAATCCGCGAACGGAGCCAGTCAATGA
- a CDS encoding serine O-acetyltransferase, translated as MLNHYRFRYGFDISPATVIGKGLYLGHFGGVVISPYAVLGANINIAQGVTIGATSRGERVGSPTLEDRVWVGANAILVGKITIGREALIAPGAYVNFDVPAYSVVLGNPGKTISHTGSAGYVNRVLEDKP; from the coding sequence TTGCTGAACCACTATCGCTTTCGCTACGGCTTCGACATCTCTCCCGCAACCGTTATTGGCAAGGGACTCTACCTCGGCCATTTCGGCGGGGTTGTCATCAGTCCCTACGCAGTGCTTGGCGCGAATATCAACATTGCACAAGGCGTCACCATTGGAGCAACAAGCCGGGGTGAACGGGTTGGGAGCCCGACACTCGAAGACCGCGTATGGGTCGGAGCAAACGCAATTCTCGTGGGGAAAATTACGATCGGGCGCGAAGCGCTCATCGCTCCGGGTGCGTATGTCAACTTCGATGTGCCCGCATATTCCGTTGTGTTGGGCAACCCTGGGAAAACTATTTCACACACCGGTTCAGCGGGTTACGTGAATCGTGTTCTTGAAGACAAACCGTAA
- a CDS encoding glycosyltransferase family 4 protein encodes MKVLHLISSGGLYGAESVILSLCRNMNAGGDQCEVVVFGNLPRPNLELHEALVEMDVKSHVLECSGPLDRTVPRRLRALIETSDPDVLHAHGYKADVYAWLALRSSSLPLVSTCHTWYDNDMAARVYGIIDRLVLRQYTAVVAVSQAVEERLKDAGVLPRKIWLIRNGIDLNPFLSIPLRDGGIGTEHTLHIGLGGRLTREKGIDVFLRAAHGVLEVLPDVRFSVAGDGPDRVELQCLIDELHIEGNVRLLGRCLDMPLFYASLDMLVSSSRQEGLPIGLLEAMASGLPVIATAVGEVPKMILNGRTGTLVPPEDVEALTREMLRLLGDPHIRTCYGHTARRLVSKEFSASRMTAEYRALYARSIGEKLGAH; translated from the coding sequence ATGAAGGTCCTCCATCTCATCAGTAGTGGCGGACTGTACGGAGCGGAATCGGTCATCCTAAGTCTCTGCCGGAACATGAATGCCGGTGGAGACCAGTGCGAGGTGGTTGTCTTTGGAAATCTGCCGCGTCCGAATCTTGAACTGCACGAAGCCCTAGTCGAGATGGACGTGAAATCCCATGTGTTGGAATGCTCAGGTCCACTGGATCGAACGGTTCCTCGTCGCCTTCGTGCTCTGATTGAGACCTCCGACCCGGATGTCCTTCACGCCCACGGGTATAAGGCGGATGTTTATGCATGGCTCGCACTTCGCTCGTCATCACTGCCTCTCGTCTCCACATGTCATACCTGGTACGACAACGATATGGCTGCACGTGTTTACGGAATCATCGATCGCCTTGTACTGCGCCAGTACACTGCTGTGGTGGCAGTCTCACAGGCGGTCGAAGAGAGGCTGAAGGATGCTGGTGTGCTGCCGCGAAAGATATGGCTTATCCGCAACGGAATTGACCTGAACCCCTTCCTCTCCATCCCACTACGGGATGGTGGGATAGGCACAGAACACACCTTGCACATAGGCCTCGGCGGGCGTCTTACACGAGAGAAGGGAATCGATGTTTTCCTGCGCGCGGCACATGGCGTCCTTGAGGTCTTGCCAGATGTACGCTTCAGCGTTGCCGGTGACGGCCCGGACAGAGTGGAACTCCAGTGCTTGATCGACGAATTGCATATCGAAGGGAACGTTCGTTTACTCGGACGCTGTTTGGATATGCCACTCTTCTACGCGTCGCTGGATATGCTTGTGTCGTCATCGCGACAGGAAGGCTTGCCGATTGGCCTGCTGGAGGCAATGGCGAGTGGCCTTCCCGTGATCGCGACTGCAGTCGGCGAAGTCCCAAAGATGATTCTCAACGGTCGTACTGGCACGCTTGTACCTCCGGAGGATGTAGAAGCCTTGACCCGTGAGATGCTCCGTCTCCTGGGCGATCCGCACATCCGTACATGCTACGGTCATACTGCCAGACGGCTTGTCTCAAAAGAGTTCTCGGCGTCGCGCATGACGGCAGAGTACAGAGCACTCTATGCACGGAGCATCGGTGAAAAGCTTGGTGCGCATTGA
- a CDS encoding polysaccharide deacetylase family protein, whose product MALYLLLTVMERESGIRMRSSDLSASELQPRRLHLLYHELRESESEYSYIVTTQQFAGHLALLCADESVQAGPRPEFTFDDGHISDFEHALPLLSEQRVKASFFITAGWTGSRTGYMGWSELRALQEAGHSIGAHGWSHALLPHCSDVELDQELRVARLVLEDRLGSAIDSMSFPGGRYDKRVLKACHQAGYTRLYTSEPRTHLSGGVIGRVNVRGSMTNTYLQKLFDERSGALTSLERQYVLKAFLQKLLGDRFYASLWSMINRKQPDADAVSKA is encoded by the coding sequence TTGGCCCTCTACTTGCTACTGACAGTGATGGAAAGAGAGAGCGGCATACGAATGCGCAGTAGCGACCTTAGTGCGTCGGAGCTCCAACCTCGCCGCCTTCACCTTCTCTACCATGAACTGCGCGAGAGCGAGAGCGAGTACTCCTACATCGTCACCACGCAACAATTTGCCGGGCATCTTGCACTCTTGTGTGCGGATGAATCTGTGCAGGCGGGTCCACGTCCGGAGTTTACCTTCGACGACGGCCACATCTCCGACTTCGAGCATGCGCTGCCTCTTCTCTCCGAGCAGAGGGTGAAAGCGAGCTTTTTCATCACAGCGGGTTGGACGGGATCCCGCACGGGCTATATGGGTTGGAGCGAGTTGCGAGCTTTGCAGGAAGCGGGACACTCTATCGGGGCGCATGGCTGGAGCCACGCTCTTCTTCCGCATTGTAGCGATGTCGAATTGGATCAGGAGCTTCGTGTTGCGCGACTTGTCCTCGAGGATAGGCTTGGGAGCGCAATTGATAGCATGTCCTTTCCCGGTGGCCGTTACGACAAGCGCGTCCTGAAGGCGTGTCATCAAGCCGGCTATACACGGCTGTATACCTCGGAGCCGCGAACGCATCTCTCTGGAGGTGTTATTGGCCGCGTGAACGTTCGTGGAAGCATGACGAACACTTATCTGCAGAAGCTCTTCGACGAGCGCAGTGGGGCTTTGACAAGTCTTGAAAGGCAATACGTTTTAAAGGCGTTTCTTCAAAAGCTTTTGGGCGACCGTTTTTATGCATCACTCTGGAGCATGATCAACCGAAAGCAGCCGGATGCCGATGCGGTGAGCAAGGCATGA
- a CDS encoding lipopolysaccharide biosynthesis protein: MISLRRFTGGVVIGWVSTFLSIAIGLFMSPFLIHHLGEAGYGVWVLVQSTVSYMYFMDLGLRTTVVRFTAKAQARGDHQEVSQVVSAALWLRLWTAAGVMAIALCLSALLPHIFHIPTQYETTARVALVLAATTLSSTLVFSVFTAVLSGIGYFDLLGLLEMVQVTLTSLGLIPILKSGHSIMAMAGWQLCIVLTINIVAAVACFRVCPELRIHLHRPPPELMRSLWSLGLWVLIGNGAGQLILYTDNVVVGIFVTASAVSYYAISAKMVEYVRQIAFSVLKFFMPLASSFRALDQFDRLRQLHVRGTQLVLLVTYPIVITLVIRGDTLLCLWIGDRFSVEATRVLQILAIAAALMLANASVNGIALALDRQKTLAIVTLAEGLANLLLSLILVKHIGVLGVAFGTMIPTIATSLFFWPRYLCKLVHMPTFVYVRDGWLRPVLAMLPFLFVSHWAEMHWQPAKLMGFVLQTMALLPLAVMGAFVVFHREIPKIRIIIAKRRGQAAVN, from the coding sequence ATGATCTCTCTCCGCAGATTTACCGGGGGCGTGGTGATCGGTTGGGTGTCCACCTTTCTCTCCATCGCAATCGGCCTGTTCATGTCCCCGTTCCTGATCCACCATCTTGGCGAAGCCGGATACGGGGTGTGGGTTTTGGTGCAGTCCACCGTCTCATACATGTACTTCATGGACCTCGGTCTCAGAACCACGGTCGTGCGGTTCACCGCGAAGGCACAAGCCCGCGGTGATCATCAGGAGGTCAGCCAAGTTGTCTCTGCAGCACTCTGGCTTCGCCTCTGGACTGCCGCCGGAGTCATGGCCATCGCTCTCTGCCTCTCGGCGCTCTTGCCGCACATCTTTCACATCCCGACACAATATGAGACAACGGCACGCGTTGCGCTTGTGCTTGCCGCAACCACGCTTTCGTCCACGCTGGTCTTCAGTGTGTTCACCGCTGTCCTGTCCGGCATTGGATACTTCGATCTTCTGGGACTACTGGAGATGGTCCAGGTTACGCTGACCAGCCTTGGCCTGATTCCCATACTGAAGAGTGGGCATAGCATCATGGCGATGGCCGGATGGCAACTGTGCATCGTGCTGACGATCAACATCGTTGCAGCAGTAGCGTGTTTCCGCGTCTGCCCCGAGTTGCGCATCCATCTGCATCGCCCTCCGCCAGAACTCATGCGCTCACTATGGAGTCTCGGCCTCTGGGTTCTGATCGGAAATGGCGCAGGCCAACTGATCCTTTACACCGATAACGTTGTCGTGGGGATCTTTGTCACGGCATCCGCAGTCAGCTACTATGCAATTTCGGCCAAAATGGTTGAATATGTGCGACAGATCGCGTTCTCCGTTCTCAAATTTTTTATGCCGCTCGCAAGCTCTTTTCGAGCGCTCGATCAGTTTGATCGACTCCGGCAGTTGCATGTACGAGGAACACAGCTTGTGTTACTTGTAACCTACCCCATTGTCATCACATTGGTCATTCGGGGCGACACGCTTCTTTGCCTCTGGATTGGAGATCGCTTCTCCGTAGAGGCCACACGCGTTCTACAGATCCTCGCCATTGCGGCGGCACTCATGCTCGCAAATGCCAGCGTCAACGGCATTGCGCTTGCGCTGGACCGGCAGAAGACGCTCGCCATCGTCACACTGGCTGAAGGACTCGCAAACCTCCTCCTAAGCTTGATTCTGGTGAAGCACATCGGAGTGCTGGGCGTGGCCTTTGGCACTATGATTCCAACCATTGCAACGTCACTTTTCTTCTGGCCGCGCTATCTCTGCAAGCTGGTGCACATGCCAACGTTCGTCTATGTCCGTGATGGATGGCTCAGACCTGTTCTTGCCATGTTGCCTTTTCTCTTTGTCTCTCACTGGGCGGAGATGCACTGGCAACCAGCAAAGCTAATGGGTTTCGTGCTTCAGACAATGGCTCTTCTCCCGCTGGCGGTGATGGGAGCCTTCGTGGTGTTTCACCGCGAGATTCCTAAGATCCGGATCATCATTGCGAAACGGCGCGGTCAGGCCGCCGTGAACTGA
- a CDS encoding glycosyltransferase family A protein — protein sequence MPVVDIIIPAYNAAAYLSLTIESVIAQTFQDWRIVLVDDGSTDETASIAAAYSASLGDKFLLISQQNRGLPSARNAAMRASSAEFLALLDADDLWLPHRLAASLAPFQEHPEIGLTYGLITRIDAKGKLLDTFKGNPVDAQGRIAPALYKRTVELPCPTITFRRSCIAAVGGFDESMRASEDRDLWFRIALRYEVAVVSEVIASYRIYPGSMSADADRMLRAQLRFIRKHYGSPGCGFFARQSAMARAYKQRADTLKGQAKPSAAIVSSLHAVLLCPMDPSNIRTAASLLLCVLRSSSKR from the coding sequence ATGCCGGTAGTCGACATCATCATCCCCGCCTACAATGCCGCGGCATATCTTTCTCTTACGATTGAGAGCGTCATCGCGCAGACCTTCCAGGACTGGCGGATCGTGCTCGTCGACGACGGTAGCACGGATGAGACTGCTTCTATTGCAGCCGCTTACAGCGCAAGTCTCGGGGATAAATTCCTCCTCATCAGCCAGCAAAATCGTGGTCTCCCGTCCGCCCGTAATGCTGCGATGAGGGCGTCCTCTGCCGAATTTCTGGCTTTACTGGATGCGGATGACCTATGGTTGCCGCATCGACTCGCAGCATCGCTGGCCCCCTTTCAAGAACACCCCGAGATCGGGTTGACCTATGGACTGATTACACGGATCGACGCGAAAGGAAAGCTGCTTGACACCTTCAAAGGCAATCCAGTCGACGCGCAGGGAAGGATTGCGCCCGCTCTTTACAAGCGCACGGTTGAGCTTCCTTGTCCGACCATAACCTTCCGGAGAAGCTGCATCGCGGCCGTTGGCGGCTTCGATGAGTCGATGCGTGCGAGCGAAGACCGTGACCTGTGGTTCCGCATCGCGCTCCGTTACGAGGTCGCTGTTGTGAGTGAAGTCATTGCTTCTTACAGGATCTACCCAGGCTCCATGTCTGCTGACGCCGATCGTATGTTACGTGCTCAGCTCCGCTTCATCCGCAAGCATTATGGATCACCGGGATGTGGCTTCTTTGCCAGGCAGAGCGCGATGGCTCGCGCCTATAAGCAGCGCGCGGACACGCTGAAGGGGCAGGCAAAACCTTCTGCCGCGATTGTGAGTTCGCTTCATGCTGTCCTTCTGTGCCCCATGGATCCGTCGAACATCCGGACTGCGGCGTCACTTCTGCTCTGTGTGCTGCGTTCGTCTTCTAAGCGTTGA
- a CDS encoding O-antigen ligase family protein produces MGTGLGHYIPFVAYLGFWIMILASLTGRPIMGLYYMMPFIPYRTMRDRFSDYPLGGNMLTILVVAVILGALLKGNRLPKSKLYLTWFVFASYLYLSMWMGTAMSHAPAPIWLSDINFVTWKDYMLLPLLMVAAGLTIETRQDLKRLVIVTAISLFLVDKNALAESLSRSIDSFDESKRGTGPLAYGSNQLAAFLAQFAMFFCGFTAFVKRKKIKLAGYALVALTVVTTMYTFSRGSYLALIFSFAVLGVLKNRKMLIVLAIFLITWQSVVPKSVTERVNMTKNSNGALEASAQERVDLWEQSKQMFLASPVFGMGYATFQLGEHTANLKDTHNWYVKVLVETGVIGGVIAIVMLYQMLGAGYRVFRNGRDPLYQGIGLGYLLAVCSCLIANCFGDRWTYVEINGLLWILTAATLRATELTAELADGPEPLGLKPKQPILSRAPHLEWN; encoded by the coding sequence ATGGGAACAGGACTCGGACACTACATCCCATTCGTGGCCTATCTCGGCTTTTGGATCATGATTCTCGCCTCTCTCACAGGCCGGCCAATCATGGGCTTGTACTACATGATGCCCTTTATTCCATATCGCACCATGCGGGATAGATTTTCCGATTATCCCCTCGGCGGCAATATGCTGACCATCCTGGTAGTCGCCGTGATCCTTGGCGCACTGCTCAAAGGCAACCGTCTTCCGAAATCGAAGCTCTATCTCACTTGGTTCGTCTTTGCCTCTTATCTCTATCTCTCTATGTGGATGGGCACAGCGATGAGCCATGCACCTGCACCGATTTGGCTCTCAGACATCAACTTCGTCACGTGGAAGGATTACATGCTTCTCCCTCTGCTGATGGTTGCGGCCGGACTCACCATCGAAACCCGTCAGGATCTGAAGAGACTAGTCATTGTGACGGCAATCTCTCTCTTTCTGGTCGACAAGAATGCGCTGGCTGAGAGCCTCTCACGCAGCATCGACAGTTTCGACGAAAGCAAGCGCGGTACAGGTCCACTTGCATACGGCTCGAATCAGCTCGCCGCGTTCCTCGCCCAGTTCGCAATGTTCTTTTGCGGATTCACTGCCTTCGTTAAGCGCAAGAAGATCAAGCTTGCCGGCTATGCGCTCGTCGCGCTTACGGTCGTCACAACGATGTACACCTTCTCGCGCGGATCATACCTGGCCCTAATCTTCTCCTTCGCAGTCCTCGGGGTTCTAAAGAATCGCAAGATGCTGATCGTCCTCGCGATCTTTCTCATCACATGGCAGTCGGTCGTGCCAAAGTCCGTGACGGAGCGAGTCAATATGACGAAGAACTCTAACGGCGCCCTTGAGGCATCCGCACAAGAACGAGTCGACCTATGGGAGCAATCCAAACAAATGTTCTTGGCGAGTCCGGTATTCGGAATGGGCTACGCGACCTTTCAGTTGGGCGAGCACACCGCCAACCTGAAAGACACGCATAACTGGTATGTCAAGGTGCTGGTCGAGACGGGAGTGATCGGCGGGGTCATCGCAATAGTGATGCTCTACCAGATGCTGGGTGCAGGATACCGTGTCTTTCGGAATGGCCGGGACCCGCTTTATCAGGGCATCGGACTTGGATATCTTCTTGCGGTATGTTCCTGTTTGATCGCAAATTGCTTCGGCGACCGATGGACCTATGTGGAGATTAATGGTCTGCTTTGGATACTGACGGCTGCCACGTTGCGAGCCACAGAGCTAACCGCAGAACTAGCTGACGGCCCCGAACCGCTGGGCCTGAAACCCAAACAGCCCATCTTGTCGCGTGCCCCGCATCTGGAGTGGAACTGA
- a CDS encoding glycosyltransferase family 2 protein, whose translation MVNVMKVVFWVSAACVFYTYAGYYLLLRIMAFFHPRPAHKATVTPSVSIVMAVHNEESLLPNKLINLRSLAYPPDRIQIVVVSDGSTDRTAMLLQRASDVTAVLLEEAVGKASALNAAVRNATGDLLVFFDVRQTVDHDALQELVSGFADDSVGAVSGELLLESSPGVPSGDALGIYWKIEKSMRKFESLSGSVVGATGAIYAVRRDLYRDLPEGTILDDVLTPMNVIRAGKRVLFEPGAIARDRIFSQPGKEFSRKIRTLTGNYQLVQLAPWLLSPNNPLLFRFISHKLFRLAVPLWLLLMLLTSAFAGGALYLSAFILQSLCYAAAGLAIVMPASRKMKLVRIAHTFLMLNAAALSAFYNFAAGRKKIWV comes from the coding sequence ATGGTGAATGTGATGAAGGTCGTCTTCTGGGTCTCAGCTGCGTGTGTCTTTTATACCTACGCTGGCTATTATCTTCTGCTTCGGATTATGGCTTTCTTCCATCCGCGTCCGGCGCATAAGGCAACCGTGACGCCCTCCGTTTCGATCGTCATGGCTGTTCACAATGAGGAATCGCTTCTTCCGAACAAGCTCATCAATCTGCGCTCGCTTGCTTACCCGCCAGACAGAATCCAGATCGTAGTCGTGTCGGATGGATCGACGGACAGAACCGCGATGCTTCTGCAGCGTGCGAGCGACGTCACGGCGGTCCTACTGGAAGAAGCTGTCGGCAAGGCATCTGCACTCAATGCCGCGGTGCGAAACGCGACGGGCGATTTGTTGGTCTTTTTTGACGTACGCCAGACCGTCGATCACGACGCACTCCAGGAACTGGTCTCAGGTTTCGCGGATGACTCGGTGGGCGCGGTGAGCGGCGAGCTTCTCCTTGAATCATCCCCTGGTGTGCCGTCAGGTGATGCACTTGGCATCTACTGGAAGATTGAAAAGTCGATGCGAAAGTTTGAGTCGCTTTCAGGGTCTGTTGTCGGAGCCACGGGAGCTATTTATGCCGTACGGAGAGACCTTTACCGCGATCTCCCAGAGGGCACGATTCTCGATGATGTGCTCACTCCCATGAATGTGATACGCGCGGGCAAACGTGTCCTCTTCGAGCCGGGGGCGATCGCTCGGGATCGTATCTTCAGTCAGCCAGGCAAGGAGTTCTCACGCAAGATCCGCACATTGACAGGCAACTATCAACTTGTGCAGTTGGCTCCATGGCTGCTCTCACCAAACAACCCGCTTCTGTTTCGATTCATCAGCCATAAGCTGTTCCGCCTCGCAGTTCCCCTCTGGCTGCTGCTTATGCTGCTTACGTCCGCGTTCGCCGGCGGTGCACTCTACCTATCTGCTTTTATCCTGCAATCGCTTTGCTACGCAGCCGCAGGATTAGCCATCGTGATGCCCGCATCTCGAAAGATGAAACTCGTGCGCATCGCACACACCTTCCTTATGCTGAACGCCGCCGCGCTTTCTGCGTTCTATAACTTTGCTGCGGGGCGAAAGAAGATTTGGGTTTAG